The sequence TGATTGGTAATTTATTATTTTTGGCCAGACATGAGGGACGTTTAAATCCCAAAGATTTCAAGAGTGTGGAAATTGTGAGTTTTTTGAATAATTTATTAGAAGAATATCAATTAATTGCTGAAGAAAAAGAATTAAGTATAATTGCCGAACTCCCATCTCAAGAAGTAACAGTATTTGCCGACCCAGATTTATTACAGCAAGCTTTAAAAAACCTATTAGATAATGCTTGTAAATATACTCCTCAAGGAGGGATGGTTGAGCTAAAGATGTTTACTCAACTGCGACGAATATCCATTCAAGTAATTGATAGTGGAATTGGTATTCCCGCTGAAGATTTGCCGCATATTTTCGAGAGATTTTATCGAGTAGATAGCTCGCGTACTCGAAGTTCTGGCGGTTTCGGTTTGGGATTGGCTATAGCCCAACAAATAGTCAAAGCTCACGGGGGTGAAATTTCTATAGAAAGTACAGTTGGTGAAGGAACAATTTTTCAAGTTTGTTTACCTTTGAGGAAGATGTCATAGTTAGCCGTTAATTAAGCCTCAGACTATAAGTTTAGGGCTACACAAACAAAGCTCACCGTTGAAATAGGCTAAATCATTAAAGCAACATGTATATTTTTATGTATATAAGTTGTCATCTGGAAAAATAGTTTTTTAGCCCCTGTAGACGAGCTTTATTTTTGTAACGCTAGTCTTCTAGGCTTGGTGCAGACGAGATACAAACTTGAATTTTTAACTTTGACATATTCATGTCATATTTACCTGCAATATTAAAGCTATCGGGTAAAGAAACGAGTTAGCAACCAATAGCAATTACCTTTCCACGGATATCTAACCTTTTCTCCCAACCACACACACACTATGTTTCTGGTTACTAGGAATATCTATCTTCTTAGTAACTAGACTACCTAAACTAATAACTACGATTTTATCTAATTTTGTATTCAGCCTTAATAAAGAATAATCTGACATATTCCTGTCATATTTAGCTGTAAAACTAAGATTAACAAGAAAAACTCCTATTAAATCTTCTAAAACAACTAACTACTAGCCACTAACACCCAAAACTATGAGTAACAAACTATCCTTTCCAAAATCGCTAGCTTATTTATCTGTATTCTTTGCAGGCGCTGCTTTTACCTTACCCGTAACTCAGTTATTGCCAACTGAAGCTTCACAACAGCAAGAAGAGTTAAGAATCGCTCAAGTACCGGGAAATACCAGCCAAGCTGTTCCCAATAACTTTATCGCTACTGCGGTAGAAAAAACAGGTCCTGCGGTGGTGCGAATCGATTCGACTCGTACTTCTAGTAGAGGAAGACGTTCGAGGCAGTCTAGCGGAATCGGCTCTGGATTTATCATTGATTCCAACGGTACCATCCTTACTAATGCTCACGTAGTCAAAGGTTCTTCTAAAGTTCGAGTTACTTTAGGTAATGGACGCAACTTAATGGGTGAAGTTGTAGGTTTAGACGATTTAACCGACGTTGCTGTGGTGAAAGTTTCCGCGAATAACCTACCGACAGTAGAGATGGGTAATTCCCAAAATCTCAAACCTGGTGAATGGGCGATCGCCATTGGTAATCCTTTGGGATTGGACAACACTGTAACTGCTGGAATCATCAGCGGTACGGGGCGTTCTAGTGGAGTAATTGGTGCTGCTGACAAACGAGTTCGCTTCATCCAAACCGATGCAGCAATTAACCCCGGTAATTCTGGCGGACCTTTATTAAATCAGCGCGGTGAAGTTATTGGTATCAATACCGCGATAATTGGGCGCGCCCAAGGTTTAGGATTTGCTATTCCCATTAATAAAGCTCAGCAGATTGCCAGTCAGTTGATTGCTGGTGAGAAAGTGGCGCATCCTTACTTAGGAATTCGCATGACTAATTTAACTTCAGATTTGAAAGAAGACTTAAGTCGCGAACTAGGTTTAAGGTTATCTACCAATCAAGGTATTGTGATTGTAGACGTTGCTCGTAACTCTCCCGCAGCTAGAGCAGGTTTACGGGCAGGAGATGTAATTCAACAAATTGATGGTAAATCGGTAAAAACCGCAGACGAAGTTCAATTAGCGGTAGAAAAAACATCAGTCGGCGGTAACGTGCAAGTAGCAGTTAATCGCGGCGGTAGAAATGTAAATATCCGCGTTCAACCCGGACAATTCCCCGTTTCTCAAGGCTAATTAATTCTAGGCTGTGTGACGCTTTTAGATATGCACGAAAAATAAATCAATGTTTTGGCAAGAGCGTCACGCACCAACAGTAAGTTGCAATAACTAACGGAAAATTCCAAATTTCAATAACCAACTTCAAGGAGTATTAAATAGACATGAAACGCTTTGATGCTATAGCTATTGTTAGTACCGGCATCGTTAGCAGTTTACTGACTTTATCATTAAGGGTTGCACCTGCATTTGGAAAAGTAGAAAGCTCAATATCAAATGTTCCTCAAGAAAGAACATTACCCCTACAAAACAATAGTAAATTTCAACCCGTAGTCTTTACAGCCGATGTTTCTTCGGAAAACGTTGGTAATCAAATTAGTGACAACACCACAATCTTAGGTTTAGCAGCAATTGGTGCTGGTAGCGCAGGCTTAATTTGGAGCCTCAAATTACGAAATAAAACATTATCGGCTCAATACGGTAGTCGTCGCAAAGATGTCTCAATAGAAAAAGCAAATCCGCGATTGAGAAAAGAGTTACTGAGGTTAGTAGGCGGCGATAGCAGAACAGCGAATCGATTAGTTGCTGGAATCAAGCAAAGTCATCCTGGAAAATCAATTAATTGGGTAGTAGAGAAAGTCATTTATGATTTAGAGCGCGATAGATAGTGATAAGGTTCAAGGTTAGAGGTCAAAGGTAAATGTTTACCATGACAACTTTTTCCTAAATGATTCAATAAAATTATCAACGATACATTTTCCGTTCTAACAATCTAAACTGTTTCCTTGCAGAATCACCTTTGCTAATCGTTACTTAGCAGAGGTTTTTTATTGATTATTTATTAGTTATTAGTGATTAGTTATTAGTTGTTAGTTATTAGCTTTTAATTTTGATTTTAACCTTTGACCTTTGACCTTTTATTTATTCTGTCATATTGATGTCATATTGTTAAATCATACTAAAAATAATCAAACTTAAAACAAAGATTTGAGGCATTTAAAATGAAGTCTAAATTAATGCCAATCTTGGCTGCATCTACTATTTTTACTCTTGCACTTCCTTTAGCTGCAAATGCTTGTGGGGACAAGAAAAATTTAACTCAAGCACAACGCACTCAAGTAGAACAAGTTAAAAATAATGCTCGTTCTCAAGTTGAAGAAGTCTTAACACCGCAGCAACAAGGACAATTCCAAAGCGCTGTAGAAGACGGACAAAAAATGCGTTCTGTTGTAGCTAATTTAAATCTTTCCCAAGAGCAACAAACTCAAATCGATGAAATAATGCAAGTCGCTAAGGAGCAAAAAAAAGCAATTTATCGTTCCAACTAACTTAATCTAAGAACTAACTTTTTACAACGTTATCAATCTCCCTAGAAATACTCTCAAATGTACTCGATTTCTCACAGAAGTCGGGTCTTTTTTTTTCAGTTAGTAGTTAGTGGTTATACCGTTTCTATACAAAAATGTGCCAAATTCAGCCTAGTTTACGGTAGGCTTTGTTGCCATAACCTCAGCCTTCCAGGTTGCGGGCAAATAATATTATGATTTGTTTGATAATAAAGAAACCCGGTTCTTTCAAAAAACCAGGTTTCTTAATAACAGTAACTGTTCACTGTTCACTGTTCACTGTTAAAACCGTTCAATTATTCCACCACCGAGGACTTTTTCGCCGTCGTACCATACGGCTGCTTGTCCGGGGGTAATGCTGAATTGGGGTTCGTCAAATACGATTCTGACGCGAGAGTTTTCTAAAGGAATTACGGTGACGGGTACTGGTTGCGAACGATAGCGAATTTGTACTTCTGCACGAATCGGACTTGTAGGTTCGGCAATTGATACCCAATTTACCCGCGCTACATTACATTCTGGGTTTGTTGCTGTAGTGCGATCGCCAACGATTACCCGGTTTGCTCCTGCATCCAAACCAATTACGTATAAAGGTTGTGGGGCTGCAATCCCCAATCCTTTACGCTGTCCGATAGTATAGTGATGCACGCCATCATGTTCTCCCAACACTTTACCTTCAGCGTCTACAATTTCGCCTTTTTTGGGAGCCAAATATTTATCTAAAAAAGCACGCATCGAGCCGTTGCTTTCTACCAAACATAAATCTTGGCTTTCTGGTTTGTCGGCTGTTTGCAGCTTGTATTCAGCAGCAATACGACGGGTTTCCGATTTTTCTACTTCTCCTAAAGGAAATATCGAACCACCGAGTAATTCCTGCGACAAATCGTATAAAAAATATGTCTGGTCTTTGTTGCGATCGAATGCACGTAGAAGTTCGTAACGTCCGCTGGTTTCGTTGCATTTTATCCGAGCGTAATGTCCTGTAGCTATTTTATTGCTTCCCAATTTTTCCCGCGCATATTCGAGCATGGGACCAAACTTTACAGTTTTATTGCATTGCGAACAAGGTAAGGGCGTAACACCAGCACTGTAACCAGTTACTAGATAATCTACAATATTGGCTTGAAAGACATCGCGGATATCAACAACGTGATGGGGAACGCCCAGTTGTTCGCAGATATGAGCAGCGTCAACCATACCTTCAGAGCAACATTGACCTTTTCCCTTCATTAGCCAAAGGGTAAGACCAATAACTTCATAGCCCTGATGGTGCAAAATTGCAGCTACGGCAGAGCTGTCAACGCCACCGGAAAGACCTACTACGACTTTTTCCATATCCGTATAACTTGCTAGGCTGTTATTTCTAAGTTAACACCCTTTGATTGCTACTATGGTTTACTTAGCTAATTTCACTTTCTAGATTATTATTTACAAAACGTTACCAAAGATACATTTTTAATTTCAGAGAGATAAATTAAAATTTAAAATTTAAAATCCGAAATCTGAAGTCATTTAATCCTGACTAAATAGTTTAGTCATAAGAATAATCTAAAATCTCAAATCTTAAATTTAACCAGCGCTACCATGCTTAATAAACTTCCCAACTTAATTAGACCTTCTCTTGCAGGATTTACTTCTTTAATTACCTATTCATTCCTAGGAAGCTGTTTAACGCTTATTCCCATTGCACCAGCAGATGCCAAAACTCCTAATAGACCTCAAAAATTAGCACAAACACAATATGCTCAAAGTGAATTCGATTTTAATTCTCAATACAATCCAAATTCTGAAAGCTACTTGGTAATTGTAGATAACACGGATTCTGGATTGCTCGAACGAGTACGTCTTGTGGAACCTACTGCTTTTGCAGGTGACTTTATAGGACGTTCTGTTATTCAAGCAGGAGTCTTCAGACGTTTAGATAACGCTCAAGAAAGAATTAGACAGTTACAAGCTTACAGTATTGGTTCTCGTATCTACAGTCGAACTACTGGAAGAGAAATCGCGAATTCTTATGGTGGGGATTTTTCTAATCCTGGGAATGTATCCGATCCTATTGCTAGAAATAATAATAGAAGCCAAAAAAGAATTAAATATTATTATGTAGCGATTCCAGATAAACCTGATAAATTATTTCAAATTGAAAACCAAATTAGGCAAAGTGCTGGGGGACAAAGCGTCGGAGTTGCTGTAAAGAATGCTCCTAGAGGTCCTCATGTTGCAGTCGGACCTTTTGCTGGACGTTTACAAGCCGAGCAGTGGAATTATTACATACGCTCTTTGGGATTAAATAACGCTAGAGTTTATTACGGTAAATAAGACATGTAATAGTGATGATTATTACTGTGGATTTGGCATTGTAGAAAAATCCCCTAACAAAAGGGAACAATCCCAGGTGCACAAAATTCTATATTCAACTAATAATCTAAAAACTTAAATTCTTTACAGGACTATAATCTAGGCTACCTTGGTTATTCATGGGAACGATTTAGAATCTGGTGCGGGAAAGTTTGAGCAAGCTAAAATTCGCCTCCTCAATTTTCCCCAAAATCGTTAATCCTAAATTAGAAGAGTACCACTATGTTTAATCTAAAACATAGCCTGATTCAACCTGGTTTCTTTACATATTCCTTATCAGCAGTTTTCTTAGGGCTTGTTTCAATGACACCGATACAAGCGAAAACTCCTAGTAAATCTCAAATAGTTGCACAATTACCACCAGGGTATGCTTCCCAAAGGTACAACCCAGAAGCAGATTTTGTTTCCCCATTCAGTTCAAACAATCAGAATTTCGGCAATTATTCATCAAATTACGCAAGCTACTTAGTGATTGTAGATAACCTGTATTCTGGATACCTCCAACAAGTACGCTCGGTTGCTTCTGATGCTTTTATACCTCCTCAAAAACCTTCTGTTATTCAAGTTGGAAAATTTAATCGTCTAGATAATGCCCAACAAATGGCTCAAGAGTTGCAGCGTAGAGGTTTCAATCCCCGTATCGAAAGCCAGAATCCTGTAGCAGAGATACCTAAGTTTCCCAACGATCCTAATTACAGAAATTATCCTACTCCTCCTAGAGATAATAACCAGAGGAAAAAACATTATTACGTTGCCATTCCAGGAAGGTCTAAGAAACTATCTCAAATCGAAAATAAAATTAGGCAAAGTGCAGTAGGAAGCTCGCTTTACTATCAAAGAAGAAAATCCCCCAGAGGGCATCACATAGCAGTTGGACCTTTTAGCGAGCGTTTAGAAGCAGAACAATGGAACTATTATTTACGTTCTTTGGGATTAAGTAACGCTAGAGTTTATTACGGAAAGTAGAAATTGGGAATGGGGCATAGGGCATAGGGCATCGGGGCATTAGGAGAAGGTAGAATTTTAACTGGTAACTAGTAACTCCTAACTGGGGACTGTTCACTGCTCACTGTTCACTGCTCACTGTTTACTGCTCACTGATTAATGTTTGATAACCGAGAATTAATTTCCCGAGTCGCAGTTACCGCAGCCCAAATGCGGGATATTGAAGGACGTATTTTTGCGGCAGGAATGCCTGTAGCTGCTTTGATGGAAAAAGTAGCAGGACTGATTACTTGTCGAACTGAAGAGATTCTAAGACAAGGGGAATATTCTTTCTGCTCTCCCTTTTCCCCCTCCTTGGGAATCCTCGCAGGTCCCGGGCATAATGGGGGTGATGCTTTAGTGGTTGCTCGCGAGTTGCATTTTCGCGGGTATAAAGTAAAGGTTTATTGTCCGATTTCTAAGTTAAAAGAATTAACTTCGCAGCATCTACAATTTGTCCGTAGTTTGGATATTCCTTGCTATGAATCCATTCAACCGCTGCAAGATTGCGATTTTTTTATTGATGGTTTATTTGGTTTCGGTTTAGAAAGAGATATTACCGAACCGATTGCAGGTGCCATTAATCAACTTAATCAATGGAATAAACCAATTATCAGCATTGATGTACCTTCTGGTTTACATACAGATACCGGAGAAATTCTAGGAGTAGGGATTCGCGCAACCCATACTTTTTGCTTGGGTTTATGGAAATTAGGTTTACTCGAAGACCAAGCTTTAGAATATATCGGTGAAGCTGAATTAATCGATTTTGATATTCAATATACAGATGTGCAAGCTGTACTAGGGGAATTTCCTAAAATCAAACGCATTACTACAGCGACTGCACTTTCGACTCTACCTTTACCCCGTCAACAGGTTACTCACAAATATAAAGAAGGTCATTTACTGCTGGTTTGCGGCTCTCGTCGTTATTCGGGAGGTGCAATATTGACTGGTTTGGGAGCGCGTGCTTCTGGTGTGGGACTGCTCTCTATTGCCGTACCGCAGTCTCTTGCTGCCACAATGATTTCACATTTGCCCGAAGCTATAATTATTGGCTGCCCGGAAACTGAGAGCGGCGCGATCGCTCAACTAAAATTACCCGGTAATAAGGATTTAAATAGCTTTGATGCGATTGCTTGCGGTCCTGGTATAACTGTAGATGCGGATTCAGTTGTACGAAAAATATTAGATTGTTCTCAAGATTTACTTTTAGATGCTGATGGTTTAAATATTCTCGCGAATATGGGAACTCTGCCAACTTTACACAAACGGCAAGCATCAACCATACTTACCCCACATGCTGGCGAATTTCAACGCTTATTCCCTAATATCGACAATGTTAATAAAAATAGAATATTGGCAGTACAAGAAGCCGCGAAACAATCTAGTGCAATCGTTCTGCTAAAAGGTTCAAGAACTGCCATTGCAAATCATCAAGGTTGCGTTTGGATTAATCCTCAAAGCACCCCAGCACTAGCTCGTGGAGGTAGTGGTGATGTGTTAACTGGATTACTCGGGGGATTAATGGCGCAAGCGGTATCGCGAAATTTACCTGTAGAAACAACGGTTGCAACTGCTGCATGGTGGCACGCTCAAGCAGGTATTTTAGCTGCCCAAGAACGGACTCAACTAGGTGTAGATGCTTTCACTCTGACAAAATATCTTATGCCCGTTGTAGCCTCTACTAAGAAATAACTCTCAAGCCAAGACATTTGTACGATTTTTTAAATCTTAAGAATTACACACCATGCGCGAGTGAGCTAAATCCCGAATTAATGGGACTCGCGAACTAATATATATACTCATTTCTTTAATCTGCTCGCCGCTCAGCAGCTTTCTGCTTTCTAGCTTGCCGAGCAACTGTCCAATCAAGTCTGTATCATTCAAACTTAAAATTGTCTTTGTTTCGGTTTCTTCAATCACCGACCAGACATGACGCATTGTAACTGCTCGTTCTCTAAGTCCTAACATAGCTTATCAACCCAAATCTAAATAAAATATTTCATTCTTATCACCAACCCACACTTAATTTTTAAACAAACTCAGATACATATCTCGAATGCTATTTATCATGCAGGCGGGTTAAACAATCTAAAGAAAATATTAAGGCTTAAATCTAAAGAAAATCTTAAATGTTGCAATACTTTACTCATTCGATGAGAATCTAAACATTCGGTTACATAAATCAATTTTCATGAGGTCGCTTACTTCAAAGACCTTTAAGTTTTAAACGAGGATAGCTTATATAAGATCCTTGAATATAGTAAATAAGCGCTAACCAGGATTCTATAATGGTTAACGCTTTTTATTTATTAGTATTGAGTATTGAGTGTATGCGATAAATTTATCAAGCTCGTAATCACCCAAATGAAAGCCCCGTCAGCTAACGGAGCTTTATTGGTAATGTCAAAATGTTAGAAAATCATAACTTATAATTCTAAAGAAAATCTAAAAAAGTATCGAAAATTGCTATTTATATGAAAATATATATTTAAGTTAATAACTCTTAATTCAGCGGAGTCAGCTTATATATAGGCTCTGAATATATTTAAAGAAGCGCCATCTTTTTTAACGGATTGGCGCTTCTTTAGTTATAATTGCTTTTCTAAGCTGCTTCTTAGCAGCGAGTAGTTAAGAACCATGA comes from Rivularia sp. PCC 7116 and encodes:
- a CDS encoding trypsin-like peptidase domain-containing protein, whose protein sequence is MSNKLSFPKSLAYLSVFFAGAAFTLPVTQLLPTEASQQQEELRIAQVPGNTSQAVPNNFIATAVEKTGPAVVRIDSTRTSSRGRRSRQSSGIGSGFIIDSNGTILTNAHVVKGSSKVRVTLGNGRNLMGEVVGLDDLTDVAVVKVSANNLPTVEMGNSQNLKPGEWAIAIGNPLGLDNTVTAGIISGTGRSSGVIGAADKRVRFIQTDAAINPGNSGGPLLNQRGEVIGINTAIIGRAQGLGFAIPINKAQQIASQLIAGEKVAHPYLGIRMTNLTSDLKEDLSRELGLRLSTNQGIVIVDVARNSPAARAGLRAGDVIQQIDGKSVKTADEVQLAVEKTSVGGNVQVAVNRGGRNVNIRVQPGQFPVSQG
- the mnmA gene encoding tRNA 2-thiouridine(34) synthase MnmA, producing MEKVVVGLSGGVDSSAVAAILHHQGYEVIGLTLWLMKGKGQCCSEGMVDAAHICEQLGVPHHVVDIRDVFQANIVDYLVTGYSAGVTPLPCSQCNKTVKFGPMLEYAREKLGSNKIATGHYARIKCNETSGRYELLRAFDRNKDQTYFLYDLSQELLGGSIFPLGEVEKSETRRIAAEYKLQTADKPESQDLCLVESNGSMRAFLDKYLAPKKGEIVDAEGKVLGEHDGVHHYTIGQRKGLGIAAPQPLYVIGLDAGANRVIVGDRTTATNPECNVARVNWVSIAEPTSPIRAEVQIRYRSQPVPVTVIPLENSRVRIVFDEPQFSITPGQAAVWYDGEKVLGGGIIERF
- a CDS encoding SPOR domain-containing protein; the protein is MFNLKHSLIQPGFFTYSLSAVFLGLVSMTPIQAKTPSKSQIVAQLPPGYASQRYNPEADFVSPFSSNNQNFGNYSSNYASYLVIVDNLYSGYLQQVRSVASDAFIPPQKPSVIQVGKFNRLDNAQQMAQELQRRGFNPRIESQNPVAEIPKFPNDPNYRNYPTPPRDNNQRKKHYYVAIPGRSKKLSQIENKIRQSAVGSSLYYQRRKSPRGHHIAVGPFSERLEAEQWNYYLRSLGLSNARVYYGK
- a CDS encoding bifunctional ADP-dependent NAD(P)H-hydrate dehydratase/NAD(P)H-hydrate epimerase encodes the protein MFDNRELISRVAVTAAQMRDIEGRIFAAGMPVAALMEKVAGLITCRTEEILRQGEYSFCSPFSPSLGILAGPGHNGGDALVVARELHFRGYKVKVYCPISKLKELTSQHLQFVRSLDIPCYESIQPLQDCDFFIDGLFGFGLERDITEPIAGAINQLNQWNKPIISIDVPSGLHTDTGEILGVGIRATHTFCLGLWKLGLLEDQALEYIGEAELIDFDIQYTDVQAVLGEFPKIKRITTATALSTLPLPRQQVTHKYKEGHLLLVCGSRRYSGGAILTGLGARASGVGLLSIAVPQSLAATMISHLPEAIIIGCPETESGAIAQLKLPGNKDLNSFDAIACGPGITVDADSVVRKILDCSQDLLLDADGLNILANMGTLPTLHKRQASTILTPHAGEFQRLFPNIDNVNKNRILAVQEAAKQSSAIVLLKGSRTAIANHQGCVWINPQSTPALARGGSGDVLTGLLGGLMAQAVSRNLPVETTVATAAWWHAQAGILAAQERTQLGVDAFTLTKYLMPVVASTKK